In one window of Octopus bimaculoides isolate UCB-OBI-ISO-001 chromosome 20, ASM119413v2, whole genome shotgun sequence DNA:
- the LOC106878462 gene encoding uncharacterized protein LOC106878462, protein MGNRYGYWDASLRNAMHGTQRKEQKMSEGGKKDLVSDAKSFCDSLGNVFVVKKRDAQSRHLLNQAKCLIESLLEENQRLSSVGGTPRVKRSGGSMGQLWMKLDEMKRENEELKRQLGKCHDERPAMNKSQGPGEVIIAEMHKTKAENVSLKSEVDKIQKTLQEMNTINTNLQDEYKRLRIALDTANQSLEHCRCEYKSLENSLTNAKKENELLKQRLSSSPAKAPIVARRDNRLVENINEQCRPSIVARKYDRLESQEWLDAKESLEDTTNRDEEEIVKFLCFMLMIAISRAEMSEEFTSFMSSCTENKTVSRYLHECSRITWQMVIQNPAMRLTVADTVFNEDRHRLWWSCDKKQKQGINFFIWPALYDYKNGVLMVKGCVHAS, encoded by the exons GTACGcaaagaaaagaacagaagatGTCCGAGGGTGGGAAAAAAGATTTAGTGTCTGATGCCAAGTCGTTTTGCGACAGTCTTGGCAATGTTTTCGTCGTGAAGAAGCGAGATGCCCAAAGTCGACATCTACTGAATCAAGCAAAATGTCTTATCGAATCGCTGCTGGAGGAGAACCAGCGACTGTCGTCAGTCGGTGGTACGCCCCGCGTTAAGCGCAGTGGGGGTAGCATGGGTCAACTGTGGATGAAACTGGATGAAATGAAACGCGAAAACGAAGAACTGAAGCGGCAGCTGGGTAAGTGTCATGATGAACGTCCTGCGATGAATAAATCGCAGGGTCCCGGGGAGGTCATCATAGCCGAGATGCACAAAACCAAGGCCGAGAACGTTAGTTTGAAAAGTGAAGTGGATAAAATACAGAAAACCTTGCAGGAGATGAATACGATAAATACAAACTTGCAGGACGAATACAAACGATTGAGGATCGCTTTAGACACGGCCAACCAGTCACTGGAACATTGTCGTTGTGAATATAAAAGTCTGGAAAACAGCCTCACGAAtgcgaaaaaagaaaatgaattgctCAAACAACG CCTCTCCAGTAGTCCTGCGAAAGCACCGATAGTTGCGAGGAGAGATAACCGTCTAGTGGAGAACATCAACGAGCAATGTCGGCCGTCGATTGTGGCCAGGAAGTATGACAGGTTAGAAAGTCAAGAGTGGTTGGATGCAAAAGAGAGTCTTGAAGATACGACCAACAGAGATGAAGAGGAGATTGTCAAGTTCCTCTGTTTCATGCTCATG aTTGCCATATCAAGGGCCGAAATGAGCGAAGAGTTCACCAGTTTCATGTCGTCCTGTACAGAAAACAAGACGGTGAGTCGTTACCTTCACGAGTGTAGCCGGATCACGTGGCAGATGGTGATACAAAATCCGGCCATGCGCCTCACTGTTGCCGATACCGTCTTCAACGAAGACAGACACAGGCTGTGGTGGTCGTGCGACAAAAAACAGAAGCAAGGAATCAACTTCTTCATTTGGCCAGCTTTGTACGACTACAAGAACGGAGTCTTAATGGTGAAAGGTTGTGTACACGCCAGTTAA